One part of the Rutidosis leptorrhynchoides isolate AG116_Rl617_1_P2 chromosome 1, CSIRO_AGI_Rlap_v1, whole genome shotgun sequence genome encodes these proteins:
- the LOC139894511 gene encoding uncharacterized protein: MWKVYGISKTRYQVNDGKSNCLVDMQTNECSCKQWTNSGLPCGHVIAVSKENGIDNCAELAKQWFTMASYTSTYAEETTFVGDVCNWVIPENYQVLLPPTTNKRNAGRPKKTSRIPSQGERVKIRVCRRCGADDHQSIHCRVSMTSTKSYFFPTCDLKQA, encoded by the coding sequence ATGTGGAAAGTGTATGGGATTAGTAAAACTCGTTACCAAGTCAACGATGGAAAATCTAATTGTCTCGTAGACATGCAGACCAACGAATGTTCGTGTAAACAATGGACTAACTCTGGTCTACCATGTGGTCACGTTATCGCGGTGTCTAAGGAAAATGGTATTGATAACTGTGCTGAATTGGCGAAACAATGGTTCACAATGGCAAGTTATACGTCTACCTATGCTGAGGAAACTACCTTTGTAGGAGATGTTTGTAATTGGGTTATTCCAGAAAATTATCAAGTTTTGTTACCTCCTACAACAAACAAGCGCAATGCTGGTAGACCCAAAAAAACGTCAAGAATTCCATCTCAAGGCGAGAGGGTGAAAATAAGAGTTTGCAGGCGATGTGGTGCTGACGATCATCAAAGTATTCATTGTCGTGTCTCCATGACTTCAACAAAATCATATTTTTTCCCCACTTGTGATTTGAAACAAGCATAA